The nucleotide sequence tgaacaaCATAGGGAAAAGGAACTAACCTGAGTGATGAACATTTGAGCACCACCCTCAATGAAAAGGGCCCTCCTTCCAACCTTATCGACAGTGAAAATCGAAACGAGGGTGGCTAGGGCATTAACAGCGTTGGTAATCACGGTGGACATGAGAGAAGCGCTACCTCCAAATCCCATTGTTTTGAACAAGACGGGGGCATAAAATGTGATCACATTCATGCCGGTGAGTTGCTGAAAGGCAGGAATTGCAAGTGCAAAGACAAGCTGAGGTCTGTATTTCTTGGTCAACAAGGTTCTCCAGGGGTTTGTTACCAACTTGGATGCACCACTGGCCGCAACTAGGTCATCAAACTCCTCGTCAACATTGTCAACGCCTCTGATTCGGAGGAGCTGAGTTTTGGCTTCCTCATTCTTACCACGCTCAACCAAAGAGTTTGGAGTTTCCGGTAAAACTAATGCGCCGATCATGATCATAATTGCAGGGACTGCAGCACCGCCCAAACTCAAACGCCATCCCCAACCTCCTTTGATCTCAGAAAAGAAATAGTTAATTACACCCGCAGCAAGTATTCCAATAGTGATTGACAATTGGAACATCATGTTTAAAGCACCACGGTATTTGTGTGGGGCTACCTCAGACACATAGATCGGCACAGACTGCACGCAAAAAttgaaacaattaaataaaacttaagataaaattaagtaacattaaaaaaaaacattgaatttagACCACATTTAGGACCTCGATCATACTAaacttagaaagaaaaaaattaaagcataatTCATAATGTACCTGATTGGCACATCCAATGCCAAAACCGAGGAGTATTCGACCAACAACAAGCATCCAAAGGTATTGAGCGCCGGCATTGAGGAGTGCACCAATCAAGAAGAGAACTCCACCCAAAAACATTGTACGTCTCCTACCAAACTTTCTGGTTATAGTTGATGCACAAACACATGAAACCAGAGCAGCTACATACAGTGACGATGTGAAGAGCGTCAGCATCTGGCTGTCAAACTTGCAGTACTGATTGTCGGAAGGCTTGACCGAGGATTCTTTGTTATAAACCGCTGGAAAAAACTTTTTCAGGAATGAATCCATCGATGTCACACCACCTGCATAATAATCAATGTCAGAtactttaattagtttatacGAACACAAAATCAAAACTTTTTGAGTGTGGATATATAGGTACAGTCGGCTAATTTTCCAATTGAACAATTCAGGGCATGCAGTTCTAAACTTTTTGAAGCTATCTGTGATTTCGGTTGattgtgtttaatttatttaaaaagtttTTCTCGTATAGTGCATTGTTGGTATCTTTTATGATTGAAGCTGAAGAAGAAATATATTCCGATATGATAATTCAAAACGTTGATAACAGGACGCTAAACGTTGCTGCGTAAGCTTAAAAATCAACAGCTCATATTATATAACAATGGCGTGATATATAATCTGGAAGTTAAAGGATTCATAAGCATAAAACATGTTATATATGTACCTGAGACTCCGAGATCGTAGCCAAAAATCAAACCACCGGTAGCTGCCACCATACATGTGAGAAGAACCCTACCAGTGAGTTTTCCGGGGTATTCTTTTCCACCTTTCGTTGTCGTAGCTATACCGTCTCCAGCCATTGTAGCCTGCTTACCTTTTACTATCTATtcaaaactgacttaaaaaccaAAAGCTAACTGGAAATAACGAAAACAAGAAGAGAAAACTCAGAGATATACAACAACGTGAAAGGATGGTGGATGAGAGGTACTATTTATAACCCTCCGCAGACTTGCAAAACCCTAAGTCGTTAAATTAGATAAGGAGAATAAAGATAAAAGGATTTGATTAGAGTTTGAGTTTGAGTTTAACCGATCTCTGTATCTGTAGCCAATATAACAACTTCTTTGAAGGTTTTGCTGcttaaaatcatttgaaattgTAACTGGGTAGGACTTTCAGTTTGACTCTTCTTCTTTGTATCTAATTTAACTACTTAAGCTGGttgaggttttttttattttttattttttatttttatttaatttacaaaggTCAAAATTTTGGTCTTATCCACATGCTAAATTTATATACATGAGCGGATTAAGCTGTAGTTAAAATAAATTGGACAGAATGATCGGATAAAGGATATTgaatccaaataaaataaatttaatccaaaaagGATAAAACATTTATTAGGTAAATTGTTTTACTAACAAGAAAAACTCAAAGACCAACTATTAGCATTTGGATTAGAAGCTATATAGTTTAAGTGATGATGCAATTAATTGGCACATCTTTATGGGCGTTTTGTTTTTAATAggcattcttttattttaaatagCATATGGGCGCACACATTTGTTTTTGAtgtagaaggagagaggaagagagtgctagagaatgtgggagtgagaagttttttttttttttttttaatttttttaattagaggtATGTTAGGATTACTTGTTGGtgagactttgaaaaaaaaaacaacaaaatttgattgtgtgaaattGCATTTCTAccctatatttcttattcatgttcatttttaattagagggttaaactggtaatttcatagaattttaGTTGTCAATAAGTGTTTtgttaattagtagagattattGTGTAGCTTGATTTCTCTGGTGTTTTTTAatggaaaaatatatataaatatttttaccaCAGCAAATTAACATGTACGACAATGATggtaaattattaaagaattcACGATAAATATTTATCATCCTCATACCTATATTAGTGAAACGTGAGACTTCCCTTAACAAACTCACCACTGAAATTCGAGCAAAACAAACTCATCACTGaaactaaaatatcaacaatctTGTACAtctgtattaaaaaatataaatatatttattatcGACAAACATATAGTggagttatatatatattaataatctTGGAAACAAAGTTGCTAATATTTATTCTAAAGTTCGTAATTTTTAGAATCAGAGTAATCTCAAACATTTCAAAAATGTTGTAGTATTAATTATAGCAcatgtgtgattgtgtaaaattATTAATAGATTGTGTTTAGGATACATGAAGATGTCATCCATTTATGAGTGTATTACTTGTGGGGCAAGAAATtttatctttgatttttttttttttttttttggtcaaagcaAGAAAATTTATCCAATtcattataaataaaggcattttTGGGTACAATGGGCAGGTGCAAAAAGACTAAGTTATATGATTGAACATAATAACAAATTGAAACTAATAAGAAATTGTTGTGATGGACACAAacacaatttataaaataatcacttaagaaatataagaatatctaaAACAACACATCTTTGGGGCGCGTAGCGCCCATGATGCAAAAATGCCTCTCGCACGCACGCTAGTGCGTGCAGAGAGGCTagttataaataaaggcacggAAGCAAGTATCACAAAAATTCCTCAACCTTTTTTCTCTTCCCGCcacaccctctctctcccttcagTAAAATAGGATACAACagataattaataaaatagttTACAAcagaaaattaatatttttacaaGTTTTTAAATATTCTCACACTTTTTCTCACATGCAACTTATTGTTCTTTCTATTTAATGCCTATGCACCTGGTGCTTATGAAAATAGTAACATAAAGTAATAATATTTATGGAGACTCTAGCGTGGGTTCGATCCCCACCATCTATTTTCTCTAATATTCAACAAATTTAACCCTTTAAAACTAtcgtttttcaaaaaaaaaaaaaaaaaaaaaatctttgttaACATGTTCTTAGTACACTTTAAAGTTTCTCAATTTCATAATCCATAAGCTTGATCTAATATCACAGCAAAAATGATGATTTACATTATAAGTCAAACTCAAACATGATTATTACGGTGGAATTTTTTCTATGTTCCATAAAATCTTGATTGCCAGGGATTAGGGAAAAGAAAGCATTGATCAAATTCGAAATGCCAACAGAAGATCGATCAATTTGACATGAttaaacaaagtacatatctcTTTTGTTGATTATTCTATTTGCCTAACGTTGAGAGAATCACTATTTTCGTAAGCAATGAATTAGTTTATGGAAGAGGATTCTCTTCGGATCCACTTTGTGGGGATTCACGTCCTAACTGTTCATCTTACATCGTACGGTTAGTTTTCTtcaagtactatttgtgtttaattctaaataaaaaaagtcaaatgatttatGACTGCATGATGCACGATGAATGGCTAAGATGTGAAGATCCCAAGGATCCCCACAatttggatccggatgggatTCAAATCCTTAGTTTATGACCAAATAAATTGAACACCCTCATGTGTTTGATCACTGGAGCTTCTTTGTCCCATGTACGCCACCAAACAAATAAAGTTGCTCATCACATGGCAAGAGTAACTATCGTTAACAATGGTGTTTGTACTTGATTCGAGGAACCTCTTGATACTATTTGAGATTTTAGGGGAGTCTTCTCTCTAATGTATTGGATTAGCCTCTGgattttgaatgaaattttgttgtttttgataaaaaaaaaaaaaaaaaaaaaaaaaaaccaagtacACCGAATAGTAATAATAGCATCTGGTTAGTACTAAAAATGGGAGCATTACAATAGTAGCTATAGACCACTTGTTTGGTAGTGTTTGTATTTGATTCAGTGAAGAGcttgaagaaaaataagatgATTTTCTTTTTGGACTTTTTGATATAGTAGCTTCTGAGAATAGCCTTTTGCACCAATCTAGCTTGTTCTTCTGTATTGATCCATCCAAGTTAAGCTTTGTCTTGTAGCCCCATTTGACATTAATGATAGGCTTATCAGATGGTCTATCAATTAGCTTCTATGTGTGATTCTTTTCTATAATTTATGTCATATTGCATAGCTTTCTTCCAAGAGTCATCTTGTGTTGCTTCTTCATAGTTCTCAGGTTCCATAATGCACACATTTCATTGAGCTAGCACATCACTTAAACTCCTCCACTTCAATGGAGTGTGATCATGGCTATGAGAGATCCTTGATTTGGCTTGTGAGATAGAACCAGTAACAAATAGAATAGAGCCACTTTGTTGACATGTCTGTGGTGTAGTCAACAATGTGTCTAGAGATTATGTAGTTTCTAACATACTTCAACTTATGTACCTCTTTCTCTTTCAATTTCACCAATCATTGGAACATTGACATTTTTTTCATTCTCATGATTCCAATCCAAGTAAGAATTTATGGTGTATCTCTTGATTGAATAATCTTCTTAGTGACTAGATTATATAATCTGTAGCCTCTCACTTGTGTCATAGCCTACAACTATGCATTTGTAGCTATTGCTTTCAAGTATGTGTCAAGTTTGACGGAACATTAACATATAGCACAAAGAACCAAAGATTTTGAGACGGctaatttttggttttcttattttgaGATGGCTAATTTTTAGTTTGCTTCCACTACAGGCTTCAAAAGAAGTCATCTTGTCTAGTGCCTTAGTGAGACACCTATTGAGAAGATATACTGTTGTGTTTATAGCTTCTGCCCAAAACTGGTATGATAGATTTTTCTAATGCAGCATTGGCTTTGCCATTTCCACATAattttgcttttcctttcaaCAACATCATTTTGCTCCGGCGTGTATCTTATTGTCAATTTCCCTTGAATTCCTATTTCATTGTAGAACCTTATAAAATCAGTTGACATGAACTCTCTAGCTCTATCACTTCGGAGACACTTCACTTTGTAGCTACATTGCAATTCTGTCATTGCTTTGAAATTCTTGAAGCACTGAAAGACATTTGACTTGTGTTTCACGAAATAGACACATGTCATTCTTGGGTAGTTGTTGGAGCGAGATTTCCTATGAGAAGAAATACCTCGACAGATATGTTGATCGCAATCCTCACGTTCGCCGAATCCTTCTTTGAGGTGTCCCAAAATAATCTTCCTCTTCCGTGGCTTGCCTAGGCGGGGTACCTGCGAAAGATACTCCGACGCTCAAGTCAGTCGATTGATTTCTCTTCTCTGGATTCTCTCAGGTTATCCTCACGTACCTTATTCTTTGGCTCCTCTCCCTATTTATAGGATTGCATGCTTGAGGATTAAGCACCATGACCAGTCCTCCTTCCTCATTTCCTTAGTGGTCATCTGTCATATGACTGCATGCTTTAGGAACAAGTGCCACGACCTGTCGCCCTCTCCCACTTCTTCTCCGTAGTGGGATAGTTATCTAGGCATGTTCCCTTGCGTCTGTATATTTCTTGTGGGCTTTTTACCTTTCACAACATTTTCTCCTTGGATAATTGGTATTGCCCGTGCGTCAAAATCGGATTTTATCCTCCCAGTGCcctatttttcccttttttactCATGTGAAATAGGGGAAAACTGAGTTTTTCAATCTCATGGGGCCTTGAAACTACACTCGTTAAGCCAAGCTAAACTTGAAGCACTTTTTACAAAGGCCAAATTTGTGGAATTTGCTTTTTCTAAGAATAAACTTAATGAAGGTAAATTTATCGAAGTCCTTGCTTTGTTATGAGGGGTGACATCTTCCCATGAGGATTTTCGAACGAGGATTTACGAAAGTGGACTGACAAGTGGATTTAGGGACAAGGTGATTTACGAACGAGGACTGACAAGTGGATTTAGGGCCTTCAAGTGTCATTTGTTGTTGAAAGTGGTAAATGTGTTCGACGAGATCAGTCGCGCCTTCCAATAGCCTAAACTTTGGTTGGGTGAACTTGGCAGGTTTTTTAGCTTTCAGGATGTCTTCTGTGAACGGCGATTTGCGAATCCCTCTGGCAGCTTCTAAGGCAAGCTTCGCGGGGGTCTATGGCTTGTATCCCTTCACAATTTTCTCAATTTGTTCTCACAAATCTACATCCTTTACCTTTTTCGATCTTTTTCCCCTGTGATCCCCTTCGCCCTGATTTTTCGTCACTTCAACACAGTTACTAGATGACGCGCTACAAGAGCTACCTTCCTTATCTTCCTCTTTTGCACGCTGTCTCTTGGTGCCGGTTACATCTTTTACTGCGTTTCTCGCTTCAGCCTTCTTCAATGCCTCCTCTGCTGTCTTTTATGTTTCACGCAATTCCCTTGTTAGCCTTCTAAATTGTTCCATGGCGAGACTGGGTTCACTACCTTGGGATTGAGGCCTCGCATATACCGATCGAGTCCCTGCGTCTTCGGAATGATTAAGAACTTCTTGTGTGGATCCAATTATGTTTGTAGCTCGATTTTGTTTTGTTCCCATAAACGGCGCCAACTGTTGGAGCGAGATTTCCTACGAGAAGAAATACCTCCATAGATATGTTAACCACAATCCTCACGTTCGCCGAATCATTCTTTGAGGTGTCCTAAAATAATCTTCCTCTTTCGTGGCTTGCCCTGGCGGGGTACCTGTGAAAGATACTCCGATGCTCAAGTCAGTAGATATATTTCACTTCTCTGGATTCTCTCGGGTTATCCTCACGTACATTGTTCTTTGGCTCCTCTCCCTATTTATAGGATTGCATGCTTAAGGATTAAGCACCACGACCAGTCCTCCTTCCCCACTTCTTTAATGGTCATCCGTTATATGACTGCATGTTTTGGGAACAAGTGCCACGACCTGTCGCCCTTTCCCACTTTTTCTCCATAGTGGGGTAGTTATCTAGGCACGTTCCCTTGTGTCCGTATATTTCTTGTAGGCTTTTTACCTTTCACAACACTTTCTCCTTGGATGATTGGTATTGCTCGTGAGTCGAAACCAGATTTTATCCTCCCACAATAGTCATCTTCACATcaagaaatatttattttcataatttgattcaatttgcATTGGTCCACAGATGTCTGTGTGAACCAATTTTAGAGGGAACTTAGCTCTCCATGTGGATTCAGTTGGGAATGTATTTCTGTGTTGCTTGCCAAGCATGCACCCTTCACATACACCCTTTTCATTTCTCCAATTGTGGTAATCCATGAACTATTTCTTGCTTTTGAAGCAATTTGAGACTCATATCATTTAAGTGACCTTTGTGCCAAGTTTAAAAGCAATGTGTCATACTAGCTATCAATACCGTTTGAATTACAGGCATCATTTTTAGAGGAAAGCATATATTTCCACTCATTTTTACTCTAACCACAATATTATCTAAAAAACACCCATAAAAGCATTCACTACATTTCCTCCAAACAACAAATAGTAGCCATGCTTCATCATTTGACCAACATTGAGTAGATTTTCTTCTAATCTAGGAACAAGCATCATTCTTGAATGTGTTTTTTTAGTGAAGTTTGGTTTCAATCAGTAGAGTGCCTCTTCTAGCAACTTTTACAATATCTCTAATTCCCATTTTCACCTTGGAAGTGAGATTTCTCTTCACATTGATCAACAAACTTCATCTTCTGTCATATGGTTGCTACACCCAATGTCAATGTACCAGTAGATGTTCACTTTTATCTCAGTCACAGCATTGCAGACATAGAAAAGTGTTCCAGTATCCTCAAGTTGATTGGCATAGTTCAACTTCTGTATGCCTTTTTTTCCAATTGCAATCTCTAGGCATATGGCCAAACTTCCCACAATTTATGCATTTGGGTTTTCATTCAAACCAACATTTTCCATAATGCAAACTTGGTTTTGTCTTGAGTAGCAGTTTGCTTGTAAACAAAGTTAGACTTATTATCCCACTTCTTTCCCTTGTTCTACCAGTTCTTctgaattgtttgatttctagAAGGCCTACTGGATTTGAGATGCTTGTAAGTTACATTTAGTCTAGAATGTCTTTTCCATGGAGTTCTTAGCATGCCCATCAAACTTTTGTTCAAACCCTTTCAAAGAAACTACAAACTTGCAATTTTACAGTTCTAACTTGTTTGTCTCCTTTGAATTCTTATTGCAAAATATCCCAAGAGCCcttcaaggtgttttcattgGAAATTCTAGGTAAGATCTAGTCTGAAACCACGTGCATAGAGAATTAAGAGAATATGATGATTCATTGATTCTTCACACGAAGTGTATGAGCAAATGATAACTTTAAAAAGTGAGAGCATTCTCTATCTTACATCAACAACAAACAAATCCAACCATCCAAATAAATCACCCTATGAGATTCTTACACATGGCATGAGCTATATAACTCACTAAAACAAAATCTAAGTGATGCTCATGGACTATGATCCAATGACTCACATTGCATCATctagaatttaattaaaaacaaacttCAACTCCAAATAATCTACAAGTAGGTTTATATGTCAACATTGTTCTCGCTTTTTGAACGTCATTTTTGTATCCCATATTCTTTTGGGATCCATtagtttcatggttttcaaGCATTTGTAAGTTTTGCAACCATAAGATCACAAAAAACTATTCATATttgttgacatatatatatatatatatatatatatatatatatatatatatataatgtggtTAAGTCAAGCGTGGTTTTGAGATGTTGTCATTTACCTCAAAGTGTACCAGTCTTCTTCCGATCTTGTGGTAATTTTCCTTACCATTGATCCTAAAGGTTTCAAGTTCAAAGGCTAGTATAGTAGaaaatgaatgaattttggTTCATCCAAAATGTTGACCAAGGTGGTTAGAATGATCGGAAAGCCCTCAAAGTGAGATCAGAGCTATATAGGTATTCCATATTGGACTTCTACAGGTCATGGTAGTCCGGCACGACTCCATTAGCTTGAAGCCAATTAAAGAATATTACTTGTCTTCCAAGTAAGGAAGTCTAATtcaagtcaaattaggattacttaGGGATTAAGCAATGTAATCATAATCCTAGGAGGATTGAATATCTTATCTTAACTTCCTTCTTATATAGTCTATCGCATGATTTGGGATTGCTCTATCTCAAGATTTCTACAAATACCTTAATTTATCTCTGTGTGTCTTTAATCATCcaaaaagtcaattatgatCCAATACTCTTTACCAAGGAATTGTCTCATATTCTCTCATACACGTCGTTCGTATATGCATAGACATAGAGAAGCATTTTCTACACATATCGTCATAGGCTAGTCGTCAAGGATGGTTCATAATGTTGCACACATCACCACTCCTCCTCTAAAACTATACTAGTGATTTGATTCTTTAATCTTAGAGATACGTAGGCAGTTTAATCTGAATTCACAACTAAATCCAAAGTTCCAtttcataattatattaaattaaaatatcgcTCAAATTAACGTAAACAAATccatattgtaaattttttagaataaaaGGTCAAAAGTATCCTTAACCATTTGCAGGCACAGAAACAAGATCCCCGCCGACACACGATGCCAATGCCGCGTGCCATATAAAATTTAGATACATTCCCACTCACttcctactctctctctctgtctctctctctctctctctccagctAAAAGCTAAACAATTTTGTTTTccgaaagaaaaagaatccGCAGATCTAAGATCCAAAGCCATTACCGCTGATCAAATCCCCAGTGTGCTGCTCTCGTTCGTCGATCTGAATCTGAGGTAACTCCaaaatccaattcaatttcTCCACCATTATGCAAAATTCGACTTTCTGTTTGTTTCGCGGGAAAATGTGAGAATAACCTAAACGAATTGGAACTCGAGTTTCGATTCACGTTCATAATAGTGGACATGGATCTAATCTACAATGTTTAATTAATGTTGTCTTTGTGCAGTAATTTTCGGATTCGTTTCCTTTTAAAGAAGCAGCATTCATGTCGAGGAGGGCGGTGGGAACCACGCGCCGCAATGGGAGCTTTCCGTTTTCCGGAGCCTTCAATTCTAAATCGAAGTCGTCGCCTTTGTTATCCATTGGCCTTGTAGTCGTggtaactttttttattttttcgattCGATTTTTCTATTTCCTTGTATGCCAATTCATTGTAATTAAGTTTCTGTTCAGTGGGTAGCTCCTACATTGTTCAGAAAATCATGTTTAAATTATGATGAAGAATGCGAATGATTACGATTTCCGCGTTGTAATTGtgtttttttgttgggttttggttgaattttCAGGGAGCCATTCTTCTTATCGGCTATGTTTACAAGGGATCAGGTTTGTGTTATATTGAATgtattaagttattaactaCCCCATTTACATTTAATGATgtgaatttgttaattttgatctGCTAGCTATGCAATCGTTATATAGAGGCGTTGATTCTTGGAATTTAATTGCTTTCTATTTTTAAGATTTTGATACTTACACATGAATGCGCTGATTGAAATGTTTGTTCTTAAAATTCAGGTGTCCACGGGGGTGCCAACATAGTTAGTAGGATTGAAGGTGAGTTTGGGGCCTTTTCTGCTGGTCTTTTCACTTTGTGTTGTACATGTTATCACTTCTGACTTTGGAATTTATTCGTTGGCGTGAAGTGCGCTTCTTTTCTTTgatgatttttgtattttttacaaGTGTTTAGCAATTACCTCTCACACACTTGTAATAATAGCATTTTGCCATCTGCTTCTATAATCAGGTGACTTCTCATGCACGCTAGAAGTTCAGAGAGCAATACCTTTCCTAAAGAAAGCGTATAGTGGCAGCATGCACAAAGTTTTGCATATTGGCCCGGATACTTGTTCAGTTGTATCTGCATTGTTGAAAGATGAGGAAACAGAAGCATGGGGTGTGGAACCATATGAGATAGAGGATGCTGATAGGACTTGCAGGAGTCTTGTGCACAAAGGCATTGTGCGGGTGGCCGATATAAAGTTCCCTTTACCCTATAAAGCAAAGTCTTTTTCTCTTGTGATTGTGTCAGATGCTTTAGATTACCTTTCTCCGAAATATCTGAACAGGACTCTTCCAGAATTGGCAAGGGTGTCTTCTGATGGTCTTGTTATTTTTGCAGGTACTTACCTTTATAGTTCATTTTGCATGTTCTGTGTTAACGTTATAAAATCTTCATATGGTTTGGTAGTAGGAATTTATGTTCATAACTGATTAGATTTTCATGTAATAAATTTCATTTCAGTCAAAAGATTCACATTCATTTGGTCCCCTCTAGTATTCCCTGTTTGGTTGGTGCTATGACTCACAACGAATTTAGAGATTTTTAGCAGTTGTACTCTTGGAGACACATGAACATCCCCGGTCAACATATTAACTTTTCTACATCCCTTGTCTCTAGATTCTAGTAAAGATACTGGATCAGAAATACATTGACACCAAAGTGTTTCTGACCATAATGATTTACTGTTGACTCAATGTtctttaacttttttattttttatattcccGTAGATACTAATAAACATTTGTTGATCTTTTACTTTTGGTAATAATAATTTCTAATTTCATTGCCATTTACTTTCATGTTTAGGTTTCCCTGGACAACAGAAAGCAAAGGTTTCTGAGCTATCCAAATTCGGACGTCCAGTAAGTGATCATATGCTGCCTGTATAATGTCACCATGCTTACTTTATAACTGTTGGACTACTACTCTATAGGATGTTGTCACTCATCGTTTGTATTGGATGGTCATTACTCGTTATGCTTATTATTTGCTTGAGTTTAAAATTTTACGCATGATCCTATCCAAGCGCATAgttattttttggtaaatgaAGCGGATAGATGAAGCAGTGACCTGATCCTTATTTCtaacttgaaataattaaagGAGATGTTGGAGAGAGAGCATTCATGATCACTTTGGTTTTTGAGTTATTGCAACGATCTTTAATAATTGTTCCACGTACATAAGTTCTGTTCTGTTTTGGGTTGTTTAGTCGTGACATTCTATTGCCCGATTGACCTTATGACCAAtatatctttgtttttcttttaggcCAAAATGCGGAGCTCCTCTTGGTGGATACGCTA is from Pyrus communis chromosome 10, drPyrComm1.1, whole genome shotgun sequence and encodes:
- the LOC137746489 gene encoding sugar transport protein 1-like, with protein sequence MAGDGIATTTKGGKEYPGKLTGRVLLTCMVAATGGLIFGYDLGVSGGVTSMDSFLKKFFPAVYNKESSVKPSDNQYCKFDSQMLTLFTSSLYVAALVSCVCASTITRKFGRRRTMFLGGVLFLIGALLNAGAQYLWMLVVGRILLGFGIGCANQSVPIYVSEVAPHKYRGALNMMFQLSITIGILAAGVINYFFSEIKGGWGWRLSLGGAAVPAIMIMIGALVLPETPNSLVERGKNEEAKTQLLRIRGVDNVDEEFDDLVAASGASKLVTNPWRTLLTKKYRPQLVFALAIPAFQQLTGMNVITFYAPVLFKTMGFGGSASLMSTVITNAVNALATLVSIFTVDKVGRRALFIEGGAQMFITQVIIGIVIALKFGISGNPGVLSKGFADGLVACICIYVAGFAWSWGPLGWLVPSEIFPLEVRSAAQSVNVATNMIFTFAIAQVFTTMLCHLKFGLFFFFAFWVVVMNVFIYKFLPETKGVPIEEMHTIWQKHSFWKKYVIEDEAIAVKGGHHV
- the LOC137748581 gene encoding probable pectin methylesterase CGR2, with product MSRRAVGTTRRNGSFPFSGAFNSKSKSSPLLSIGLVVVGAILLIGYVYKGSGVHGGANIVSRIEGDFSCTLEVQRAIPFLKKAYSGSMHKVLHIGPDTCSVVSALLKDEETEAWGVEPYEIEDADRTCRSLVHKGIVRVADIKFPLPYKAKSFSLVIVSDALDYLSPKYLNRTLPELARVSSDGLVIFAGFPGQQKAKVSELSKFGRPAKMRSSSWWIRYFVQTSLEENEAATKKFEQATSKESYQPSCQVFHLNSYH